Proteins encoded by one window of Crocosphaera sp. UHCC 0190:
- a CDS encoding helix-turn-helix domain-containing protein, which translates to MTDSLNLPLLVKQTRKRLALTQLEFAQRLGVSFQTVNRWENGKTKPLPMALKLIEQELQQMGIQGTDLLEQYFL; encoded by the coding sequence GTGACTGATTCTCTTAATTTACCATTATTGGTCAAACAAACCCGAAAACGCTTAGCACTGACTCAGCTTGAGTTTGCCCAACGCTTGGGGGTGTCTTTCCAGACGGTTAACCGTTGGGAGAATGGTAAGACAAAACCGTTACCAATGGCGTTAAAGCTAATTGAGCAAGAATTACAACAGATGGGAATTCAAGGAACGGAT